GGTGCACCATTACAGTCAAGCCAGACATGCTCTGTATTTAAGTTTTTTGCCAATATCCAATCATTTTTATGGTAATGTCTGCTGATACAACTTAAATCGTCCTCGTTTTTCTGCAGGTTATTATCCAATTGAGAAAATGACTAACATTTAGTGCATCCCTGATTTAATAGATGAGTTTTCTTCTGTGGTCAATGATTATAGTAAACAAACTGGCAGGTATACCTATTCCATCCAAAGGCTCTGACAGTCATCTTCCTCTAAAGCCCAGGACTCGCTGCCCTGATGGTTTGCCAACGGCAAAGAACACTGACCACAGCCTCTGCTGGCATGTGTCGAGGAAAGAAATTGTAGTCGCACACTACAACAGACAAGCCACCAGCATGCATGTTCACCCCCTTTGTGAGAGGACAATACTTTCCTTTCCTGCAGATGGTGGTAGTCTATGAAAAAGGGAAACTATAAGAACTATTCAGTGATGGACAGTGAATATTCAGTGTTCAGTCCTCTCATACAGCGCAATGTTGTTCATGTTGCAGTTAGTTattattaatttgttatttctgtttgactGCCCAAATTAAATGAGGAAGTCATTGAGGAGGGTTGATGTATATAAGCTCGTTGGCGTGTGCCCTCTTGGCGCTGAGTCATTAGCTTGCTTCTTAATTTCTGTGTCTCTTCTCGTCTTCCGATTGTCTTAACAGCCAATCACGGCCATCTCTCTCCACAACTAACATCAACATTGATTCAGCATATTGAATTGATCGCAAAGCTTGACAAGAACCATTGGTGCTCCACCCAGTGCCCCAATGAGGGCTTTGGACACTTCTTCTTTAGTGTTTTATAGCAGTTGGCATCTATATTACTGCCTCCTGGTTCTCTTTCCTTTTGCACACTTTAGCTGTATCCTTCCCCATCTGTGACAGCCAAGACATGGCTTGCTGGTATTTCCAGTGTCATCACTTTGCTCTCTGTTGTAAGTTGTGTCTGACAGAGATGGAAGGTGTTGTGGGGTCAGGCAAAAGCTATAGACTGTCTAAGAACAGGGGCTGTTGTAGAGCAGATAAATATCCAGTGATGTCTGTCTTCTATTGAATGAGTTTAGCACATGATGCCCTGCTTTAATGCAAGCCTAAATGTCGCCCTGCTGAGGAGAATGATAGCTTCATTACTACTGATCAGCTGCAATGACCTTTTGATGGCGAACTTTATAAAGATCTAGGATTCATGAGCAGGCAATTTGGCACATTAATGGGAAGGGTGGGGGTTAGGATTCAAGATTTGTTGGAGCAAAGCCTAGCGCCTTGGCACAGCAAGTTACTGTCGTACTGAAAGCTGTTAAGTAACAACTGCCATCTGTCGCTGCACTTGTCCTCTGCACACTTCTGTTCTCCCTGTGTTGAGTTTATTTACTGTAGACACTATGTTTCCACTTTTGTCATTCACAGGTAGTGTCACAGAGTgcagggaagtgtgtgtgtgtgtgtgtgtgtctgtctgggtgtgcctgtgtgtgagtgtgtgagacgGAGGCGCACAGAAGAATCCAGCGATGGCTACCAGCAAAAGTAAAAACCAGAGCTCTTTGGCACTGCACAAGGTGATAATGGTGGGCAGTGGTGGCGTTGGGAAGTCGGCCCTTACCCTACAGTTCATGTATGATGAGGTAAGTCAACAATTTTAAAACCGCTATGGCTTGAAGGTGACCAGAACAGATAAAGCACCATTCGTTTGAAAAGTAAACATTAGTCACCTGCTCTAACCCAGTTCACTTTTTCATTATATATCCATTGTTTCTAATGTGAATGTCACTGGTAAATTAAGTAGTTGGTGGTTAATAGGTCTGCGCTTTCTAGAACAGCTTCATATTTAAAGCTCCCTGACAGTGGTTCAGCAATAAAACCACTTTTAATGTGATGCAATTGTAAGGaatgttcaatttgaaatggTTGAGAAAACAGAGAAACTGCTGAGTGTGACTTGAGAGTTTGTCTACATCCATactactatgttttcatttaaaaaagtgccTTTTCAGAGAAACACAATCTGCATCCAGAAGAGTGTTTTAGCTCATTTGCAGAAGTAATTTGCATCCCTAATGTGCCtaaaaacatgtactgtatgagaAGAGAGGAAGCTGATTCTGACATTTGCAGTTGTTTGCTCGGTTCGAGAGAGTATTACTGACGAGATGGAGCGATGGTGAAAAGTAAGACCAAAGATTACTGTTATCAAACCGATGACGAGGTGAAACCGAGAGTACACTTTAAGAGGTTTTCTTTCACAGCTAACAGTTGAGTTGTGGCTGATAAGAACCAGTCAGAAAGTGAATTTCAGAATGAAAGTAACTGCCTCATGTTTCCAAAGGTTTCCTGTTTCGCCTGTccataataaaatacatgttttcaaacaaaaatggagcCGTAAGAACAAGATTTTACAAACAAAAGGGGCTCTTTTATCACAGAGGTGCTAAATTGCTGTATCTAAGACTCTGTGACAAGTTGAGGCTGGAGATGTTCACAGCTGGTCTACAGTACATGTGTTCAATAGTAATACTGTATGTCTAATGTCCAAATGCATGTCCATTTTAACCAAGGTGTCCCACTCGCTGTCTCTGCTCATGCTTCACTTGGCTGCATGCGTGTAaatgcaaatttttttttatgcgtCACAAAGAAATTTAATCTTTTTACTTTTCACAGTTTGTGGAAGACTATGAGCCCACCAAGGCAGACAGCTATAGGAAGAAGGTAGTCCTGGACGGGGAGGAGGTCCAGATTGACATCTTAGACACAGCAGGCCAGGAGGACTACGCTGCCATCAGGGACAACTATTTTCGCAGCGGGGAGGGCTTCCTACTGGTTTTCTCCATCACAGAGCACGAGTCCTTCACTGCCACCGCTGAGTTCAGGTACTGAAGCAAGCGTGTGAATCGGAGCACCTGTATGTTGAGGTCACAAACttagagaagagaagagaaaaatagaGTTAGACTCCAAGAGATGGTATTTTGAGTGTTGTAGAATATATCCTTTGTAAGCAGGGGCCCAGAGCAGCCACTTAAATAGTCAAGCCCCTTCAGTTTTTTCCCATTGCCTTTGATCCGTCTGCCAATACCAGGTTCTGAATTAGTAATGCAAATCCAGGTAAGAAGATTGTTTTCGAGTACTTGCACTATAGCTACGCtttaatggtccagtgtgtatgtgtgtgtgtgtgtgtgtgtgattgttgaGAGTGGATCTGTTGTGGCGGGAACGTTTTGATAGGATTTAGACGGCTTCTCTTCTCATTCTCAGCATGAGCAAAATGCTGAATGCATATTTTAGTCAGCAGCACTGGAGAATCCGCCAAAATGTGAACGAACTAGAGCCAAATAAACCAAATGAATGGCTCGGTCAATTTTTTTAAAGGTCATCgttttcacacacaacacaacaatgaaACATTCACTCATTTATCCACATAAAGAGAGCTGGTCTAACGACCATAAATACACAATCTGCTTTGTGCCGGCAGGGAGCAGATCTTGCGAGTGAAAGCAGAGGAGGACAAGATTCCTCTCCTGCTGGTAGGAAACAAGTCAGACCTGGAGGAGCGCCGGCAGGTGTCTGTGGATGAGTCACGGGGGAAAGCTGAAGAATGGGGCGTCCAGTATGTCGAGACATCAGCCAAAACCAGAGCGAACGTCGACAAGGTGCAGCTCTACAAATGAATCTGtatagtgttgtgttttcatataAGAAGTGCTGTTGTTTCTGCATCAGAATGTTGTTTTTAGTCAGATTGTCAcattataataacatttgtatCAGTAAAATTCATGCTCCTGCTAGTGTGAACAACACTGTCATACTATAAAAATATTACGACTGTATTTACTACTTGGACAGTACTTAATTCAACTGTTATACATCTGCTCTCCTCTGTTccacattttttcctttcaccccaaccgggcGAGGCACATGAGTCTGGTTcagccagagatttcttcctgttaaaaggaagttttttgttgttaaaagtgctttttcattgtgtgaactgttgggtttctcttctcatcTTCCTCTAATATTGTAAGGTATGTGCCTTACTATGTAAAGACTCGAATTGATATGTTCTCTCATTGTTCTCCAGGTGTTCTTTGACCTGATGCGTGAAGTACGAGgcaagaaaatgtcagaaaacaaagacaaaaatggaaaaggcaagaacaagaagaacaagaagagtTTCAGAGAGAGGTGTTGTTTACTTTGAACTCTTCATAGACCTTAATACGTCCCACAATGCAACTGTGAAGTTGGGGAGCAAAGCAAAGCGTCCTTGTAATTGTCATTCAAATGaaatttaatcttttttaataGCTGTTTATAGTGTAGTgtccttttatttgtttgtgtgtgtttttaattgactaaAACTGAGTAGCTGTTGGAAGATAACCACTGTTGTGACTGTGACTTGGATTACAGTGCTGGTAAAGCCAATGACCAAACTGCCACAGACAATATCTCTGCTGCTCAAGTCTTCACTGTTTAACTCAGTGATAATACTGCCTTTGACTTTGGTTCAGTGTTTTACAACAGAATTATTCTCAACTAAACAGTGCCCTTGAGTTCTTAACCCAATGTTAATTTTAATCTGCATACTTTTTCCCCTCGCCATTGAACCTTTGAGTTTATGATGACCAATTTACTGTAACTCTAATGCTGGTCTCTGTCATATTTGTAATCAGCGATGATGACAGTGACCTGTCGTGTTGAAGATGTCGgcctcatttcatttctttccaGTTTGGAGCATGTTTGGAATGACTGTTGAAACTCTTTCACCTgctttcagttttgttttgttttcccagtACATCCTGTGATTTGTGGATTTCTGACCACAGACAAATCATGAGTGTACTCAGAAGAGATGTGTTGCCAAACAGGACTGTCTTTCTCCATAAGTAGGACTTACATGATCTCAAACCAGGCATCGCtggaaaatattatttcacagaatttttttttccccttatacTCGACATTACAAAAATGGGAGCAATGTTGCCACTTGCACATCACATTGTTGTGGGTAAAATGAGTGGTGAGTGAGAGTGGACAGTAGACCTGTTCATCCTCATATTTCTCTGCCATGTTCATAAAGTCTGGGCCTTCTCACTGCAGGTTACTGCCTGTTTCCTGCGAGACAGTTTTTGACAATCCTGGGGGCCATCATGCTTCTGGTTCTGATGTCATTATATTCGGTAGCTGCTTATAAATTTTAACAATTCTaattgcttgtttgttttttagtccTGGGTCTTTTTGAATAATATGCACTACATTGCCAATACCTAAGAAGTGAACTTCTTACTGAACTGTGCCAacgaaaatgacaaaaaaaaaatgcttatggctgtacagtatgtatattaATTATTTGAGTGTATGCGCGTCTACCAGAAAACCTTACCacctttctgtctgtgtgactgaaGCTTTTGACCAGGATGCCAACATCTGAACTGTGGTTTAATCAATCTACCATTGCCTAAAACATTCTTTGAAACGCGtccgttctttttttttccccttttactTCCTACAACTGTGAGTGTACTTTAATGTCTCTGCAGTGGAAGTGCTGCTTAATAAATGCTATCCCTCCCTTTGTAATCACTggatattattttgtttgtgacaagtctgaaagcaaactcggagaCCGTAAAAGGTTCCCACTGAGCCATTTTTCTTGTAGTTTATGGAGAGTGTGAAGGTAGACATgaaacatggggggggggggggagcctTATGACATGTACCATAACAGCTTGTGATTTGTATTTAAGCTAATTCATGAAAAAGTTTCAGTAAAAAAGTTGATTTCACAGAAGACCTTGTGCTGCATATTGCCCTCCAGTGGATGGATGATGGTAATAActgtgtaatatatatatatacaattacTTTGGCATTCACCACCAAAGTGAAATGCCACGGTTGTAATTTCCTCAGGCATTCTATGTCCCAGTTTAGTCAAATAACCCACCAGTTACTCACTTTGCATTGATCGTTCCTCTCCCATCTAGGGAAGACTGCCAATGGCTTGTTTTTCCTCAATTTGACAGTGATATAGCATGGCCAGTTACATTAACCTTACATGCTTATCTGACACGACAAGGAATTGAGTATGAGCCAGTCGCAGGCTCTCAACGCTGAACCCCTAGGGACAGCTGAGTCAGTGGAACTTGTTTCACAATGTGAAAACCCCGGGTTGATTACACCACAGGCCATATATCACTTTGAAAATAGTTTTCCTGTGAAGAATAAGAGGAAGTGTCTCCcctttgtgttgtgttaaagAAAGCGAAATAGCGCTGACTTACTATGACCACATATCCTGTGGTGTTCAATGTCACAAAGCAGTCTGTGTGAAGTCCACTAACTTTGAGATCCAAATAGGAAGCTCTTTTCAAACTTATTTGTGCCTTCGTCAAAAATTATTTCATCGTGACCTAATTCTGCTTCTTGGAATTCTTTTGCTGTATTCCTGCAGGGACGCATGACTTACAGTGATATTTCTATAACCTCCTGGGAACGCAGAGAGCATCTTTTCCAGCAGCATTTCAGCATCAAGTCCCCTTTTGTGTCAACACCAAAATGTCCCTCATGTCCTCAAACTTAATCACCTATTTGTTGGCAATGAAGCTGCTCCACGCTTTGCATCTTAATCGCATCAGAGATAAGAGTCCCTGTTTCGGGCTCTTCAGGAGAGAATTGTATATTTACAAGTATTGATCAGACGGTGCCAACACTAGACGAATTCCTAAATTCAGTGTTCGCCATGGATGGGCAGAAGTTCAGCGGTATTTAGACTGGCAACATTAATGGCAGCCACATTCACTGCATATTCAACATATTAATACCCACAATTCGTGACTCCAGTGATGCCTAATAGGTTTGAAAGACTGGCAGCTTTTCCACCACAGAAGTAAAACATGCCACAGCGCTTACAAGCACATTTGCCTGCCTGACACTCACCTCTGTGGATTTCCACTCTTCCCCCTGTACCCCTAAGTAGGCAGATTAGGTGGTCTGTTAAACCCACAGGAAGGCACTTATTTAGAAATATATGAAAGGGCAAATTGAGACAGCCTAATGACCGATGCAGTGTCAGTGGCACACTCTGGGGTCTTTTATCATTCTGTAGAGAGGGCCCCCGTCCTCCGAGTAACCCTCATTATACCAGAGCTAATGTTGGGGATGAGGATGTTCAAGTGATAAAGCACCATCACAATCCTTCATTAtacagaaagagaaacagacTCGGTGGAATTGTGCTCGACCTGTAAGATAAATGCAATGGACAGAGAATAACTCCAATTTTAGCTCCTGTGCCACATCCTCCTGTCTGCATTCCACATCTCTGAGGGGGAGACGTGGTTCACTCTCCGGCCATGTGAGGGCAGTCTTGGTATTCAGTGGAGAAGTGCTGCTGTGTGCCGCTTTCTGCATCATTAGTGatctcactgtgtttcacaATAATCCAGCAGTGACAATTTTCTCACTGAATGCAACTgagtgacatttaaaataataataaaagtattattaactagatttccgcaattccgtgccgaaatttcgagtgtgcctgcagttcttgcggcacgtgtcttcgcgtgcaggacttgtgctggtaaaggattgagtggtattttggtggaatcaccctttgaaagagagtaactcataaacccctcccactccctgatgccccctcccccttccgaacacctgcgttataaaatctaaaaatgtggattgaacctttaaaagcatttagacagagtggtattttggtggactcaccctttaaaaacaccaagttttagaggagataacaagacggatcagagaggactcagacgcagaggccttttaattgtctttattggcactcgtaaacaattctcaaggcaggtcctctttactgaggaaaaacaaaagcgtggctatgaaaacctataacaaattgcgagcgcaacgctctacaagagaaacgttgtggaactataaacgcggaacaaaaaaatcactccgaagaggaaacatactcggactaaggttatcatgtaaaacttaaacagaaaactctccaaacggaggaaaacacggctctaaacacttcaaaaacaaaagctaactcaaaagcacaatcctaatgattggcgatccttaaccaactaagaatgagataaaaaacaaaacgcaatctaaatgattggatctaactaataaaaggtaagtcacaagcctagtgattggagttcctaaaaggctgtgaaaattaacaaacaaaaaatctctcccaaggaggaaaacaaaagctataaatcttaactaaggtatcagctaacaggctatgataagaaaacttacaaaataaagcatcgctcaccaagaggatcaaaaacttgaggattctggggctgtgacgaggcgctatggtgatcaggcatggacgaaaacacactggcactgaaacaggggaacagggagtttttatagtccacatggcttaattgtcagcaggtgtgtgtaatcagggccggcagaggagggggcggggcaaactgctggagtgacaggagagagggagagagagattcacaatcccctctgtttcccattctcacagagaaaacagcatgttttaaagttgtcatatctcaagaacggttgatgatagagatataatttttggtttgtgagcgccaggaggctttcagcagctcccatctcaaaatttgtgacaaacgggcgtgaattgacagagaaatcacagttttaaaatcaccctcatcttgattttccacaactccaaagcagacattttaacatgggagtgaattgagactgtgaccagagttctctgtgctttgaggtgattttaagaaaaactacaagtcatatgaacatgacaaacacacacagggttagacgacaaccatggcaacattttgatgtaaaaattgtctctgtaggttggaaattgtgggcaggagaagagtttgtttagaagtttttctgattattttgctggatcttgctagagtgtgtcactctagctcacacctaacgaccacacacacacccattataaaatcagaaagctttgaaaaaaagtacaaaacttaaactgcgatagttcaaaaaccgtaacatgtatcaaaatgtcgacttaggtcagaaaagtcccaagtcttgtgacccgtttaaacttccaaccacgtttctacgttaaagtatgacgacactgtgatgctccaaagcgggcttggtttttttcggtctcccatccacttcaatgttaatttttgttcagttttttgtaaatattatcccaatggttatatgaaaatcttagaaaagtcatagcacaccattcccggtcaaggcgcacattttgatataacttgtgttgggggtttctcaaagatgcaggaggagtagcgtgccgaaataacgggagggcgcgagaataaaaagcagaactagatttccgcaattccgtgccgaaatttcgagtgtgcctgcagttcttgcggcatgtgtcttggcgtgcaggacttgtgctggtaaaggattgagtggtattttggtggaatcaccctttgaaagagaataactcataaacccctcccactccctgatgccccctcccccttccgaacacctgcgttataaaatctaaaaatgtggattgaacctttaaaagcatttagacagagtggtattttggtggactcaccctttaaaaacaccaagttttaaaggagataacaagacggatcagagaggactcagacgcagaggcctttaaattgtctttatttggcactcgtaaacaattctcaaggcaggtcctctttactgaggaaaaacaaaagcgtggctatgaaaacctataacaaattgcgagcgcaccgctctacaagagaaacgttgtggaactataaacgcggaacaaaaaaatcactccgaagaggaaacatactcggactaaggttatcatgtaaaacttaaacagaaaactctccaaacggaggaaaacacggctctaaacacttcaaaacaaaagctaactcaaaagcacaatcctaatgattggcgatccttaaccaactaagaatgagataaaaaacaaaacgcaatctaaatgattggatctaactaataaaaggtaagtcacaagcctagtgattggagttcctaaaaggctgtgaaaattaacaaacaaaaaatctctcccaaggaggaaaacaaaagctataaatcttaactaaggtatcagctaacaggctatgataagaaaacttacaaaataaagcatcgctcaccaagaggatcaaaaacttgaggattctggggctgtgacgaggcgctatggtgatcaggcatggacgaaaacacactggcactgaaacaggggaacagggagtttttatagtccacatggcttaattgtcagcaggtgtgtgtaatcagggccggcagaggagggggcggggcaaactgctggagtgacaggagagagggagagagagagattcacaatcccctctgtttcccattctcacagagaaaacagcatgttttaaagttgtcatatctcaagaacggttgatgatagagataaaatttttggtttgtgagcgccaggaggctttcagcagctcccatctcaaaatttgtgacaaacgggcgtgaattgacagagaaatcacagttttaaaatcaccctcatcttgattttccacaactccaaagcagacattttaacatgggagtgaattgagactgtgaccagagttctctgtgctttgaggtgattttaagaaaaactacaagtcatatgaacatgacaaacacacacagggttagacgacaaccatggcaacattttgatgtaaaaattgtctctgtaggttggaaattgtgggcaggagaagagtttgtttagaagtttttctgattattttgctggatcttgctagagtgtgtcactctagctcacacctaacgaccacacacacacccattataaaatcagaaagctttgaaaaaaagtacaaaacttaaactgcgatagttcaaaaaccgtaacatgtatcaaaatgtcgacttaggtcagaaaagtcccaagtcttgtgacccgtttaaacttccaaccacgtttctacgttaaagtatgacgacactgtgatgctccaaagcgggcttggtttttttcggtctcccatccacttcaatgttaatttttgttcagttttttgtaaatattat
This genomic interval from Solea solea chromosome 2, fSolSol10.1, whole genome shotgun sequence contains the following:
- the ralba gene encoding ras-related protein Ral-B, with product MATSKSKNQSSLALHKVIMVGSGGVGKSALTLQFMYDEFVEDYEPTKADSYRKKVVLDGEEVQIDILDTAGQEDYAAIRDNYFRSGEGFLLVFSITEHESFTATAEFREQILRVKAEEDKIPLLLVGNKSDLEERRQVSVDESRGKAEEWGVQYVETSAKTRANVDKVFFDLMREVRGKKMSENKDKNGKGKNKKNKKSFRERCCLL